One window from the genome of Nicotiana tomentosiformis chromosome 5, ASM39032v3, whole genome shotgun sequence encodes:
- the LOC138892613 gene encoding uncharacterized protein codes for MDCDLRQHLGRTRWEMLAVVELLAGQVWIAEVEKFLKGDGLTEVGVAKLDSHYDLIDLGGYKLDWCMTRSFGKVLLPYEPEIEKNLRQLRKERKITETLEKVQLDAMAKEIRKLTLASIHSEPPTTCDICGRGHPTHECQASIEEVNAVGNYNFNAMGQKHPRRPQFQPQQPIQSGLEDLMKSFIVKTDERLDAHGAAIKELGTGLRSLERQVGQIATILSERIPSTLPADTEKNSKETVNAVTLRTEQVLEYLTPIHKEAVPENESRKELKIEDDKKTEKKKGKKGAEKKKKEETSRKEESDDVNVNLSFTEVLSQMPAYASGQTYRILQKLEKEIGEIRSVPISLQLADQTTITPEGIVEDVLVRVDKFVFPVNFILVNMEENMEVPLILGRPFLATGRSILDIHDRKLMLRVGEEMVTFEMNIAFGVEKEKPAASVE; via the exons ATGGAttgtgatttgaggcaacatttgggtagGACACGGTGGGAGAtgctcgcggtggttgaattgctagcaggtcaagtatggaTAGCAGAGGtggagaagtttcttaaaggagatggtttaaccgaagtgggagtggcaaa gCTTGACAGCCACtatgatttgattgatttgggag GCTAcaagttagattggtgcatgacacGATCTTTTGGGAAGGTCTTGCTACcatatgaaccagaaatcgagaaaAATCTGCGACAgttaaggaaagaaagaaagatcACCGAGAcgttagaaaag gtacaacttgatgccatggcaaaggaaataaggaagctaaCTTTAGCTTCAATACACAGTGAGCCCCCAACAACATGtgacatatgtggaagaggacaccctactcatgagtgtcaagcctcgatCGAGGAAGTTAATGCTGTTGGTAATTacaacttcaatgcaatgggtcagaagcaccccagG AGGCCacagtttcagcctcaacagccaattcagtctgggttagaagatctgatgaagtcattcattgtcaagacagatgagagattagatgctcatggtgcagCTATTAAAGAACTTGGGACAGGTTTGCGAAgtttggagagacaagtgggacaaattgcaactatATTATCTGAGAGAATCCCAAGTACTCTGCCAGCTGATACTGAAAAAAATTCTAAAGAAACGGTAAATGCTGTAACCTTGAGAACTGAACAGGTGTTGGAATATCTCACTCCAATTCACAAAGAAGCTGTGCCTGAAAATGAAAGTAGGAAGGAGCTGAAAATTGAAGATGATAAAAAGactgagaagaagaaaggcaagaagggagctgagaaaaagaaaaaggaggaaacttcaagaaaGGAGGAATCTGATGAT gttaatgtaaatttgtcATTCAcggaagttctctcacaaatgccagcttacGCAAGTGGTCAAACTTACAGAATATTGCA gaaacttgagaaggagattggagagataaggtcggtgccaatatctttgcagctggcagaccaaacgactataACACCCGAAGGGATAGTAGAAGATGTCTTAGTGCGggtagataagttcgtatttcctgtaaATTTCATattggtgaatatggaggagaacatggaggtccccctcatcctaggaagaccatttttAGCAACGGGCAGATCTATActggatatacatgatagaaaactcatgcttagagtgggtgaggaaatggtgacttttgagatgaatatAGCATTTGGAGTGgaaaaggagaagccagctgcaagtgttgagtga